From Cannabis sativa cultivar Pink pepper isolate KNU-18-1 chromosome 8, ASM2916894v1, whole genome shotgun sequence, a single genomic window includes:
- the LOC115700826 gene encoding squamosa promoter-binding protein 1 isoform X2 has product MELGKIERNKRMTVSGKEKMVVKREDEDEDESSEQEDKRKKGLLVLGVGVGSGKKGSSGAGMRCCQAEKCSADLSDAKQYHRRHKVCEIHAKAQVVLVSGIRQRFCQQCSRRLAGHNERRRKSSGESHQESSSRKGTATQLKDMVCGQIDERGRIQISVQENNSYKHFQIR; this is encoded by the exons ATGGAATTGGGTAAAATTGAGAGGAACAAGAGGATGACGGTGAGTGGGAAAGAGAAGATGGTGGTGAAGAGAgaggatgaagatgaagatgagaGTTCTGAGCAAGAGGATAAGAGAAAGAAAGGGCTTTTGGTTTTGGGTGTTGGTGTTGGTTCTGGGAAAAAAGGCTCGAGTGGTGCTGGAATGAGGTGTTGTCAGGCTGAGAAGTGTTCGGCTGATTTGAGTGATGCTAAACAGTACCATAGAAGGCATAAGGTCTGTGAGATTCATGCTAAGGCTCAAGTTGTGCTTGTCAGCGGTATTAGGCAAAGGTTTTGCCAGCAATGTAGCAG GCGCTTGGCTGGACACAATGAGCGGCGAAGAAAGAGCTCAGGTGAGTCTCATCAAGAAAGCTCAAGCAGGAAAGGTACAGCCACTCAGCTGAAAGATATGGTTTGTGGACAGATTGATGAGAGGGGAAGAATTCAGATATCAGTCCAAGAAAACAACAGTTACAAGCATTTCCAAATCAGGTAG
- the LOC115700826 gene encoding squamosa promoter-binding protein 1 isoform X1 codes for MELGKIERNKRMTVSGKEKMVVKREDEDEDESSEQEDKRKKGLLVLGVGVGSGKKGSSGAGMRCCQAEKCSADLSDAKQYHRRHKVCEIHAKAQVVLVSGIRQRFCQQCSRFHELSEFDETRRSCRRRLAGHNERRRKSSGESHQESSSRKGTATQLKDMVCGQIDERGRIQISVQENNSYKHFQIR; via the exons ATGGAATTGGGTAAAATTGAGAGGAACAAGAGGATGACGGTGAGTGGGAAAGAGAAGATGGTGGTGAAGAGAgaggatgaagatgaagatgagaGTTCTGAGCAAGAGGATAAGAGAAAGAAAGGGCTTTTGGTTTTGGGTGTTGGTGTTGGTTCTGGGAAAAAAGGCTCGAGTGGTGCTGGAATGAGGTGTTGTCAGGCTGAGAAGTGTTCGGCTGATTTGAGTGATGCTAAACAGTACCATAGAAGGCATAAGGTCTGTGAGATTCATGCTAAGGCTCAAGTTGTGCTTGTCAGCGGTATTAGGCAAAGGTTTTGCCAGCAATGTAGCAG ATTTCATGAGCTGTCAGAATTTGATGAAACGAGACGAAGTTGTCGCAGGCGCTTGGCTGGACACAATGAGCGGCGAAGAAAGAGCTCAGGTGAGTCTCATCAAGAAAGCTCAAGCAGGAAAGGTACAGCCACTCAGCTGAAAGATATGGTTTGTGGACAGATTGATGAGAGGGGAAGAATTCAGATATCAGTCCAAGAAAACAACAGTTACAAGCATTTCCAAATCAGGTAG
- the LOC115698819 gene encoding mitotic checkpoint serine/threonine-protein kinase BUB1 isoform X1 yields the protein MAIYPESQAATALHDPLLPWLRSIRKALEDLKSGNDSCLELTKLVSDCIKMFKDNARYRDDIRFLKIWFLHIGFCKDYASIFTEMLEKKICVGQSLLYVWYASYIESKGKLYEAQMVYQMGIMRNAEPIDWLKKAQALFLDRMSNLVNDSSLEKIDVGQAIQSEDSRLNPWSSSIIKDLLTRINSQIVNFDGYRSSNKAYSGKEAISHQNFSRNKIIDIGGRKYQIKGRAGQGGFAQVYKACIYSNPDEIVALKIQMPAFPWEFYMYRQLDQRISAEERSKFGFAERLHVYSDCSILVCDYLANGTLQDAINSYVVIGKSMEEVLCMYYTIEMLHMLETLHGVGIIHGDFKPDNLLIRYSRDDLVEDGFIDRNSSWRHQGLCLVDWGRGIDLTLFPDDIEFSGDCRTSGFRCIQMQQNKPWKFQVDTYGLCVIIHMMLHNSYMEIQEKPSPDGGHIYLPKSPFKRYWNVDLWKNLFIKLLNNPHCNNDMNLLKEIRESFQDYMCSNPSLIKKLKELLLKQRASLCSA from the exons ATGGCCATCTACCCAGAATCCCAAGCTGCCACCGCTCTACACGACCCTCTCTTGCCATGGCTAAG GTCGATAAGGAAAGCCCTCGAAGATTTGAAATCGGGGAACGATTCCTGCTTGGAACTCACCAAGCTTGTTTCCGATTGTATCAAAATGTTTAAGGACAACGCTCGGTACCGAGACGACATCAGATTCCTCAAGATTTGGTTCCTCCAT ATCGGATTTTGTAAAGATTATGCTAGCATTTTTACAGAAATGCTGGAGAAGAAGATATGTGTTGGCCAATCTTTACTTTATGTATGGTATGCTTCATATATTGAATCGAAAGGGAAGCTGTACGAGGCCCAGATGGTTTATCAGATGGGAATTATGAG GAATGCTGAACCAATTGACTGGTTGAAGAAAGCACAGGCCTTATTTCTTGATAGAATGTCTAACTTGGTCAATGATTCTTCACTTGAGAAG ATTGATGTTGGTCAAGCCATTCAGTCCGAAGACAGTCGTCTCAATCCGTGGTCAAGCTCCATTATAAAAGATCTGTTAACGAGGATAAATAGTCAAATTGTGAACTTTGAT GGATACCGTTCTAGTAATAAAGCTTACTCAGGAAAAGAAGCTATCTCTCACCAGAATTTTTCAAGAAATAAGATCATTGACATAG GAGGGAGGAAGTATCAGATCAAGGGTCGTGCAGGTCagggtggttttgctcaagtctATAAAGCATGTATCTATTCTAATCCTGATGAAATAGTTGCATTAAAG ATACAAATGCCTGCTTTCCCTTGGGAGTTCTACATGTATCGTCAACTAGATCAACGCATCTCTGCTGAGGAA AGGTCAAAATTTGGTTTTGCTGAGAGACTGCATGTCTATTCTGACTGTAGCATCCTCGTTTGTGATTACCTAGCCAATGGGACACTTCAG GATGCTATAAATTCGTACGTGGTCATTGGCAAGTCCATGGAAGAGGTGTTATGCATGTATTACACCATCGAAATGCTTCACATGCTGGAAACTTTGCACGGTGTTGGTATCATTCATGGTGATTTCAAGCCCGATAATTTGCTTATACGTTATTCTAG GGATGACCTAGTAGAAGATGGTTTCATAGACCGAAATAGTTCTTGGCGGCACCAG GGTCTTTGCCTTGTTGACTGGGGAAGGGGAATAGATCTAACCCTTTTTCCTGATGATATAGAATTCAGCGGTGACTGCAGGACTTCTGGCTTCCGTTGTATACAAATGCAACAGAACAAACCCTGGAAATTTCAG GTTGACACGTATGGCCTCTGTGTTATTATTCATATGATGCTACATAATTCTTATATGGAGATTCAAGAGAAACCTTCACCAGATGGTGGTCACATTTATCTACCCAAGTCACCTTTTAAAAG ATATTGGAATGTTGATCTCTGGAAGAATCTCTTCATAAAACTGCTCAATAATCCTCATTGCAACAACGACATGAACTTGTTAAAAGAAATAAGAGAGTCCTTCCAGGATTACATGTGCTCAAACCCTTCTCTCATAAAGAAACTAAAGGAATTGCTATTGAAGCAAAGAGCTTCATTGTGTTCTGCTTAA
- the LOC115698819 gene encoding mitotic checkpoint serine/threonine-protein kinase BUB1 isoform X2, producing the protein MLEKKICVGQSLLYVWYASYIESKGKLYEAQMVYQMGIMRNAEPIDWLKKAQALFLDRMSNLVNDSSLEKIDVGQAIQSEDSRLNPWSSSIIKDLLTRINSQIVNFDGYRSSNKAYSGKEAISHQNFSRNKIIDIGGRKYQIKGRAGQGGFAQVYKACIYSNPDEIVALKIQMPAFPWEFYMYRQLDQRISAEERSKFGFAERLHVYSDCSILVCDYLANGTLQDAINSYVVIGKSMEEVLCMYYTIEMLHMLETLHGVGIIHGDFKPDNLLIRYSRDDLVEDGFIDRNSSWRHQGLCLVDWGRGIDLTLFPDDIEFSGDCRTSGFRCIQMQQNKPWKFQVDTYGLCVIIHMMLHNSYMEIQEKPSPDGGHIYLPKSPFKRYWNVDLWKNLFIKLLNNPHCNNDMNLLKEIRESFQDYMCSNPSLIKKLKELLLKQRASLCSA; encoded by the exons ATGCTGGAGAAGAAGATATGTGTTGGCCAATCTTTACTTTATGTATGGTATGCTTCATATATTGAATCGAAAGGGAAGCTGTACGAGGCCCAGATGGTTTATCAGATGGGAATTATGAG GAATGCTGAACCAATTGACTGGTTGAAGAAAGCACAGGCCTTATTTCTTGATAGAATGTCTAACTTGGTCAATGATTCTTCACTTGAGAAG ATTGATGTTGGTCAAGCCATTCAGTCCGAAGACAGTCGTCTCAATCCGTGGTCAAGCTCCATTATAAAAGATCTGTTAACGAGGATAAATAGTCAAATTGTGAACTTTGAT GGATACCGTTCTAGTAATAAAGCTTACTCAGGAAAAGAAGCTATCTCTCACCAGAATTTTTCAAGAAATAAGATCATTGACATAG GAGGGAGGAAGTATCAGATCAAGGGTCGTGCAGGTCagggtggttttgctcaagtctATAAAGCATGTATCTATTCTAATCCTGATGAAATAGTTGCATTAAAG ATACAAATGCCTGCTTTCCCTTGGGAGTTCTACATGTATCGTCAACTAGATCAACGCATCTCTGCTGAGGAA AGGTCAAAATTTGGTTTTGCTGAGAGACTGCATGTCTATTCTGACTGTAGCATCCTCGTTTGTGATTACCTAGCCAATGGGACACTTCAG GATGCTATAAATTCGTACGTGGTCATTGGCAAGTCCATGGAAGAGGTGTTATGCATGTATTACACCATCGAAATGCTTCACATGCTGGAAACTTTGCACGGTGTTGGTATCATTCATGGTGATTTCAAGCCCGATAATTTGCTTATACGTTATTCTAG GGATGACCTAGTAGAAGATGGTTTCATAGACCGAAATAGTTCTTGGCGGCACCAG GGTCTTTGCCTTGTTGACTGGGGAAGGGGAATAGATCTAACCCTTTTTCCTGATGATATAGAATTCAGCGGTGACTGCAGGACTTCTGGCTTCCGTTGTATACAAATGCAACAGAACAAACCCTGGAAATTTCAG GTTGACACGTATGGCCTCTGTGTTATTATTCATATGATGCTACATAATTCTTATATGGAGATTCAAGAGAAACCTTCACCAGATGGTGGTCACATTTATCTACCCAAGTCACCTTTTAAAAG ATATTGGAATGTTGATCTCTGGAAGAATCTCTTCATAAAACTGCTCAATAATCCTCATTGCAACAACGACATGAACTTGTTAAAAGAAATAAGAGAGTCCTTCCAGGATTACATGTGCTCAAACCCTTCTCTCATAAAGAAACTAAAGGAATTGCTATTGAAGCAAAGAGCTTCATTGTGTTCTGCTTAA
- the LOC115699174 gene encoding ADP,ATP carrier protein 3, mitochondrial, translated as MADPYQHQSVFQKIHGKSHLISRLSPNIYARNYKVDGQGSMPTCQGTGLAHVSYVSPVFVEAPAEKGVAGFAVDFLMGGVSAAVSKTAAAPIERIKLLIQNQDEMIRAGRLSEPYKGISDCFARTIKDEGIIALWRGNTANVIRYFPTQALNFAFKDYFKRLFNFKKDRDGYWKWFAGNLASGGAAGASSLLFVYSLDYARTRLANDAKAAKKGGERQFNGMIDVYKKTLKSDGIAGLYRGFNISCVGIIVYRGLYFGMYDSLKPVVLVGDLQDNFFASFLLGWGITIGAGLASYPIDTVRRRMMMTSGEAVKYKSSLDAFKQIVKNEGTKSLFKGAGANILRAVAGAGVLAGYDKLQVVLLGKKYGSGGG; from the exons ATGGCTGATCCGTATCAGCATCAATCTGTATTTCAGAAAATACATGGGAAATCTCACCTGATCTCTAGGCTTTCCCCTAACATTTATGCTAGAAATTACAAAGTAGATGGGCAAGGTTCCATGCCAACATGCCAGGGCACTGGTCTGGCGCATGTCTCGTACGTGTCTCCTGTCTTTGTGGAAGCTCCTGCTGAAAAAGGTGTAGCTGGTTTTGCTGTAGATTTCCTCATGGGAGGTGTTTCTGCAGCAGTTTCTAAAACTGCTGCTGCTCCAATTGAGCGTATTAAACTCTTAATTCAAAATCAGGATGAGATGATCAGGGCTGGTCGGCTTTCTGAGCCATACAAAGGAATCAGTGACTGCTTTGCCAGAACCATCAAGGATGAAGGTATCATTGCTCTCTGGAGAGGAAATACTGCTAATGTTATCAGATATTTTCCTACCCAG GCTTTAAACTTTGCTTTTAAAGATTACTTCAAGAGgcttttcaatttcaaaaaagaCAGAGATGGCTACTGGAAGTGGTTTGCTGGGAACCTGGCATCAGGAGGTGCTGCAGGCGCTTCATCTCTTCTTTTTGTGTACTCTCTAGACTATGCCCGTACACGTTTGGCAAATGATGCCAAGGCTGCTAAAAAGGGTGGGGAAAGACAGTTTAATGGTATGATTGATGTTTATAAGAAAACCCTCAAGTCCGATGGTATTGCTGGGCTGTATCGTGGATTCAACATTTCATGTGTTGGAATTATTGTGTACCGTGGACTCTACTTTGGAATGTATGATTCTCTGAAGCCTGTTGTTTTGGTTGGAGATTTGCAG GATAACTTCTTTGCTAGTTTTTTGCTGGGATGGGGAATCACCATTGGTGCTGGATTGGCATCTTACCCCATCGACACAGTGCGTAGAAGAATGATGATGACATCTGGAGAAGCTGTCAAATATAAGAGCTCATTGGATGCATTTAAGCAAATCGTCAAGAATGAGGGTACCAAATCACTCTTCAAGGGTGCTGGTGCAAACATTTTGCGTGCAGTGGCGGGTGCTGGTGTTCTTGCTGGTTATGACAAGCTGCAGGTTGTTCTTTTGGGCAAGAAATATGGATCCGGTGGTGGTTAA
- the LOC115698808 gene encoding leucine-rich repeat extensin-like protein 4, translated as MASVSSTLLIFLIIFSSFILNNSMAAKQSNNHHHHHHNRHSSSSSSSSSDDSNNNNNPRLHQAFIALQAWKKVIYSDPSNFTTNWKGPLVCNYTGIYCAPSLDNPHLRVVAGIDLNQGDIAGFIPEEFGLLTDLALIHLNSNRFCGIIPQTFSNLTLLFELDLSNNRFVGPFPTVLLTLPTLNFLDIRFNEFEGPLPSQLFLKKLDAVFVNNNRFTSLNFPQSMINGSGTASVLVFANNNYGSGKTFTIPPSIVSFANSLEEFLLSNTNLSGCLPQEVGFLYKLKLFDVSNNQIVGPIPYSMAGLFNLEQLNLAHNKMEGLVPPGICMLPKLQNFTLSYNFFCEEDEICRNLSSNDKNKGKRVVFDDRRNCIPERRFQRSEKECSAVIEHPYECHDYDQVEHYSFGGTGVGPAFAPVPAPVPSLSPSPTPT; from the coding sequence ATGGCTTCCGTTTCATCAACCCTTCTAATATTCTTAATCATCTTCTCTTCTTTTATCCTTAATAATTCCATGGCTGCAAAACAAAGCAACAACCATCACCACCACCATCACAACcgccattcttcttcttcttcttcttcatcctcaGACGActcaaacaacaacaacaacccaaGACTCCACCAAGCTTTCATAGCTCTCCAAGCATGGAAAAAGGTAATCTACTCAGACCCAAGTAACTTCACCACCAACTGGAAAGGTCCATTAGTGTGCAACTACACAGGAATCTACTGTGCACCCTCCTTAGACAATCCACATCTCCGAGTAGTGGCCGGAATCGATCTTAACCAGGGTGACATCGCCGGATTCATCCCCGAAGAGTTCGGACTCCTAACTGACTTAGCTCTCATCCACCTAAACTCAAACCGCTTCTGCGGAATCATTCCACAAACATTTTCAAACCTCACACTCCTCTTCGAACTCGACCTAAGCAACAACCGTTTCGTGGGCCCATTCCCAACGGTTCTCCTAACTCTTCCAACTCTCAACTTTCTAGATATTCGCTTCAACGAATTCGAGGGTCCACTTCCTTCCCAACTCTTCTTGAAAAAATTAGACGCCGTTTTCGTCAACAACAACAGATTCACCAGCTTGAATTTCCCACAATCGATGATAAACGGTTCAGGAACGGCTTCTGTTTTGGTTTTCGCCAACAACAATTACGGTTCGGGAaaaacatttactattcctccgAGCATAGTGAGTTTCGCCAATTCTTTAGAAGAATTTCTCCTCTCCAACACCAACTTGTCTGGTTGTTTGCCTCAGGAAGTGGGATTTTTATACAAGCTTAAGCTGTTTGACGTCAGCAATAATCAGATCGTGGGTCCCATACCTTACAGCATGGCTGGTCTTTTTAATTTGGAGCAGTTGAATTTGGCTCATAACAAGATGGAAGGTCTTGTTCCTCCTGGGATTTGTATGTTGCCTAAATTGCAAAACTTTACTCTTTCTTATAACTTTTTCTGCGAAGAAGATGAGATTTGCCGGAACCTGAGTAGTAATGataaaaataaagggaaaagagTTGTTTTTGATGATCGTAGAAACTGTATCCCCGAGAGGCGTTTCCAGAGGAGTGAGAAGGAGTGTAGTGCTGTCATTGAACATCCTTACGAGTGTCATGATTATGATCAAGTTGAACATTATAGTTTTGGTGGTACCGGAGTAGGACCTGCTTTTGCTCCAGTTCCGGCGCCGGTGCCGTCTTTGTCTCCGAGTCCGACGCCTACgtga